GGCGCGTCGTTCCCCGTTCTAGCCCGAATGCGCCCATAGGATTGACCGGATAGCTACCAGTCTTCGAGTGGCGTGTTGCTCCCCATCCAACTCCACTCCACCTCGGTCATGAACCAGCGATAGGCATCGAGGTCACTCACGCCCCACTCTCTGAAATCACGCATCAACCCGAACAACGCCGTGGCTCGCTGAGCGTCCGGTTGATCAATGAGGGCCCGCATGCACCCCATGAGCCCTGGCGGCTTATCGGGGACCGCTTCGAGGGCTCGGAGTAGCCATTTGTGGTAGGGGAACAAGCGGCGGTTGTGGGCGAGGATGGTTCTGCCGACAAACAACGCTAGCTGGCTCGCAGCGCGGAGCTGCGTGTAGCGATTTTCGTGGCGTTCCGCCTCGTTCATCAGCCAGTGCTGAATGAACGCCATGCTGTAAAATGCGCGTAAGCGTTTGGCGTGTCCGTCCTCCTGGTAGATCGGAATGCGTCGCAGCAGATCGCCGATATCGGGGAGGTGTGAGTAGGTGGCGAAGGCGCCTTCAAAGGCGGCCCGTGAGGGTTCGTTACCTCGTGCTGCGACGCCCTCTAGGTAGGTGCAGTCGATGATCTTACCATCGACGTAGCCGCCTTCGTAGTCACAGAGATCTCGTCGGTTGATGAAGAGATCCCGCTCTTTAAGGTGCCGCTGGAAGGCCTCGTCCGTGGCGACGATGAGAAAGTCCACGTCCGAGTCTGCGCGCGCATACCCCTTGGCAACCGAGCCCCCGATGATCAGCGCTAGGTAGCGTGAATCGTCGCGATAAGTGTCCGTCAGACGTTCTATTGCTCGTTGGTGGTGTGCCTGGATGGTCATTGGCGCGGCAGGATGGGCAGCTCGTCGATCGACGCAAGTTCCCCGTCCTCCTCCATGCGAGCGAGATTGGCTCGCTGCTGGTCGATCCGCGTCAGCATCTCGTCGCTCAACAACCGATAAGCGGCCTTGTCGTGCAGTGTTCTAGAGGCGAGCGAGGATCGGGTCAGGTCTCTGCAGCCGCCAGCCTTACGCCAGTCATCAAGTGCCCCTAGGGCCTTGTCGGAATCGCCCATGGCGGCGTACCACCAGGCGTCCATGAGGTCGATGCCGCGCCAAGGGTGGCGACTGCGTGACGGAACGATCTCGATCAGCCTCTCCATCAGGTGGCCGGCCCTGCCTTGTTCGCCTATGAGGTGCAACACCGTGCTGTAAGCGAGCGCTAGCTTGAGCAGATTGCTGTCTGCCTCTATGTCGAGGTCGGGTCGCAGCAGTGCAGGGTAGGTCGTTTCGAACAGCTCCATGGCCAGCTCGGGGTGGTCGTAGCGAATGTCCAGCCCATTCAGGTAGAGCAGGTCGTGCCAGGGTTCAATCGTCGCCTGACCGTCGATGATCTCTTGCAGGAGCTGCCTTTCCTGCTCGTGCTCCTGACGGAGTCGGTGCAGCTTCAGACGGGCGATCCACGAGAATCCGGTGTCCGGTACGAGTTGCAGGCACCAGTCGAAGAAAAACTCTGCCCGTTTGGTCAACCCCAGCTCCTCGTAGGCGACGGCGAGGAAGAAGGTGGTCCAGGGTACGCCGGGATCTAACTGGAAGGCGCGTTGGAAGGCTTTGATGGCCTCATCGTGCCGGTATAGCTTCCAGGCGTAGAGCTGGCCCAGCATCTGGTGGGGCGGTACGGCCCGCGGCGCCGTCTCGATGGCGCAGAGGATGACCGCGCGAGATTCGTCGAGGCGCTCTAGATCCATCAAGGCTTGGCCCATCAACGACAGAGTGTGATGGCTTTGCGGATCGAGCAGCCGGGCCCGGTGAAAGTATTCCATCGCCTGCTCAGGCTGTCCGCAGTCCCAACTCTTGAAGTACCCGAACATGCGCAGGGCGCTGGTGTTGTTGGGGTTTAGCTCGATCGACTTTTCGTAGGCGGCTTGCGACTCGGAAAAGGCACCGCGATGTCGTTCGAGGAAGCCCTGGGCCTCGTAGGCCTCGCTGAGCTCGGGATTGAGCAACAGCGCTCTGCTGATGACGGGCTCGGCTAGGCGGTTCTGCTGCGCAACGTCCAGCCCACCAAAATGAACTCTTTCGAGCAGCGACATCGCCAGCTGTGCATGGGCCGCTGCGAAGTTGGGGTCTAGTTCGATCGCCTGGCGAAAGTGCTGGATCGCGGCGCTGAAACCCTCGCAGCTTGCTAGGCCGTAGCTCACGCGCCCGCGAAAGTAGGCCTCCAGGGCCGCCATGTGCTGGGTAGGTGGTTCGCTCAGGTGTCGCTGTTCATCGGCTGACAGCACCGCGCGCAGCTGCGTCGCGACGGAAAGGGCGATCTCGCTCTGGATGGCGAAGACGTTCTCTGCGGTGAGCGTGCGCGTGTAGGTGTCCGCCCAGATATGCTCATCTCTTACGGCATCGATGAGCTGCACGTTGATACGGATCTGATCCCCCGCACGCTGTACGCCGCCTTCGACCACGCTGGTGCAATTCAACTCCTGCGCGATCGTGCCTACGCTCTTCTCGCTCTGGCGGTAAGCCATCACCGAGGTGCGGGAGATCGTTGCCAGCTGCCTGATCTTCGAGATGTGCGTGATGAGTTCATCGTGGAAGCCGTCGGTAAAGTAGGCATCCTGGGTCTGCACGCTCCGGTTCTCGAAGGGCAGTACGGCGATCGAGGCATTCTGCCGAGGCCGATGGGTGGGGCGTTGGTGGCGGGTCTGGGGAGGAGTTGTCTGCGCGGAGGCCTGTAGGGTGGCCCTTGAGGCATGGGAGATTTCTCGGACCGTGCCAACGAACCGATAGCCTCGGCCGCGGATGGTCCGTATGAACTTTTGCTGCACGCCGTCATCGCCGAGCGCGGCGCGTGCGAGCTTGATCTCGTTGCTGAGCGTGCCTTCGGCGATAAGCCTTCCCCTCCAGACTGCCTCGACTAACTGTGCGCGCGTCACGAGCTCGTCTCGATGCTGAATCAGGTAGATCAACAGATCGAACACCTTCGGCGCGATCGGGACGGGCTCGCCGTCTTTGGTCAGGGCGAAACGCGCCGTATCCAGTTCCATCCCCGCGCACTGGAAGATCATCGGGTACCCAACCCTTCGCAATATCGATCTTCACACATGGTGGCACAAAGCGCCGAGCTCCTAGGTAAACCCTATGAAAAAGCTATGTTCTCGGTACTTTCGCCGGGCGCGAAGTTGCTAGCGTAGGCGGGTGTACAAATCGGCCGGCCGAGTCATGAACAGACCGTTTCCACTTCTCCTGGCGAGCCTTCTGCTCGTCGGCTGCAGCACCACCACCACCCAGTCTCCCGCGTCATCTGAGCTGGTCGACTACGGTGATTACTCGTCCGAGACGCTCACCACCAACGCGTGGGTTGCGCTTACCGCTGGCAACTATGCACACGCCATCGAGTACACGAGCAAGTGTGCTGATCTGTACGAGGAGAAGGCCAGAGAGATGCAAGGCTCGCTCACTGCCAAGGCACACATCGACAAGGTGTTTGACTACTGGGCCCTCAACGATGTGGGCACAAGCTATTTCATCATGGGCGAGGCCCTGACCAAGTTGGGCAGACGGACCGAGGCGGTGGCAGCGTTCAAGGTGGTGAGAGACGAGCTGTACTACGCCCAAACCTGGGATCCGAAGGGCTGGTTCTGGTCACCCGCTGAGGCGGCCTACGCGCGGGTGGAACTATTGACGGGAGACTTCTAGGCATGTCGTCGCAGCGGCGATGCGCGCTGGTAGTAGCGCTAATCTGGTCAGGTATGTTGAACGCTCAATCGCTGCCAGGCGATCGTGCGCAAGTGCGCGTACTGGAGCGAGGCGACGGCAGCTTCACGCTGTTGCGCAACGGCGAGCCCTACCAAGTGAAGGGAGCGGGGTTCGGCAGTGACGAGGGTGCACGGAGCGGCGCGCTGGACGTGTTGGCGCAAGCGGGGGGTAACTCCATTCGCACTTGGGGCGTGGAGCAGTTAGAGCAGAGGATCGATGGCAAGCCCTTGCTCGACCGAGCGCACGAGCTCGGCATCTCGGTCACCGTCGGCTTTTGGGTTGGACACGTCCGCCACGGCTTCGACTACGGCGATGCGACCAGGGTGGCCGAGCAGCGCGAGAAGCTGCGCCAGGCTGTGCTCAAGTACCGAGACCATCCGGCCCTGCTGATCTGGGGGCTCGGCAACGAGATGGAAAAGGTCTGGGACGGCGGTGAGACGGAGCTCAGCGATGCGCGTATCTGGAGCGAACTGAATTTCTTGGCGGGTATAATCAAGACGCTCGACCCACACCATCCGGTGATGACGGTAGTGGACGGGACGCCGTCGACCAAGATCGAAGCGATCAAGGCGCATTACCCCGCGCTCGATATTCTCGGTATCAACGCCTACGCGGGCGCCGTGGGTGCTGGGCAGCGCTTGCGTGCCTCCGGTTGGGACGGGCCCTACATGTTGACCGAGTTTGGTGTGACCGGTACGTGGGAAGTGCCCACGACCAGCTGGAATGCACCGATCGAACCGGAGCCGAGCCAAAAGGCTAGTGAGAGCTACACGGCCTACACGCGGGATCGAGATGACAACGTTGGCCGTTCCCTCGGGTCTTACGTGTTTCTGTGGGGTAGCAAACAGGAAGCGACGTACACCTGGTTTGGCATGTTCCTGCCGAGCGGAGAGAAGCTTCCGCGCGTCGATGCGATGGCCTACGCGTGGTCTGGCCGCTGGCCGTCGAACCGTGCCCCGAAGCTGTTGTCCTTAGAGACACCGGTAGCGCTGAAGGCAGTGAGACCGGGCGCCTCATCCCACGCTCAGGTCGACTGTCTAGACCGAGAGGGTGATCCCCTTCGCTACGAGTGGGAGATTCGGGCAGAAAGTACCGATCGAAGGGTTGGCGGAGATGCCGAGGCTGTACCGCCCACGGTGCCCAACGTCATCGGTCAAGGCCAGGGAACGCACCGTATCGAGTTCACGACCCCAGATCGACCGGGTGCCTATCGCCTATTCGTGAGCGCCTACGACGGTCGCGGTGGCGCTGTGGCTCATAACCTGCCGTTCTACGTTAGCGAGTGATTCGCGCTCGTAGTCTTCGCTGATTCAACTTCCCCAAAGGCCCTACTGATCGACTTGCGGTGCTGACCCCAGGCACCGAATCTCACTAGCGGCTCCCTATAGCGCTCGATCGCACCTTCCGCGTCGACTTGTTGTCCTTTGCCTAGCCCCACTCTGAGAAGCCCATTTAGCTATCGATTATGATAGCTGAGAGTCGCGTTGAGAACGTGGGTGTTGGCTCGAGCACGTGTCGCGACACGGGCTGGCAAGGCAGATTTTAAACATAATCCTACTCTGGCTGAGCAGACCGTCGACCTTCGGCCTTCTTGCCTCACCCTTCCATTGCGGTATTCTGCCGCCGCGCCCACGCCGATGTATCGAAATCGTCCACGTCTACGTATTGACAAGGTGAAACAGCCGAGAGTGGAGATCGATAGTAATCGCTACGATGAGGATGAGCGTCGCTGGGCTCGTCTGATGTCCCAGGCCCAGGCGGGCGACCAGGCGGCCTACGCGCAGCTGCTCGAGGAGATATCGATTACCATCGAAGACTTCGTCCGCCACCGCTTCGGCCAGATTGAGATGCTCGAGGATTGCGTGCAGGAGTGTCTGGTGAGCGTGCATCAGGCGCGCCACACCTACGACCCGGCGCGCGCGTTTCGACCCTGGCTGTTCACCCTCGTGCGTCATCGGACCATCGATCTGCTCCGCCGCGGCAGTAGCTGGCATCGCCTGCAGCGACAGCCCTTGCCGAGCGCATCCACCACTTCGGAGGCCCTCAATCGCCTCATCGACGGGGCTCACGCTCTGGCGAGAATCCCCGAGGACCTACGCAAGGCCGTGATTCTCGTTAAGTACGAGGGGCTTACGGCCAAGGAAGCGGCGTCGCGCCTCGGCATTCGCGAGAGCGCCCTCAAGGGGCGCCTGCGGCGAGGGCTCGAAGCAGTGTTTGCCGAACTCAATCGAGAAGGGAGCGCCGGCAGATGAACCGTCCCACTCGCGAAGCGTTGATCAACGATCTGGTGGCCGATGCTGAGCGTCCCGTGCCCAACGGTGCGCGCACGCATCTGGAGAGCATGTTGTGGGTGGTGCTGTCGGCCGTGTGGGTGGTGTCGCTGACGCACCTGCTCGGAGATCTACGACCCGGCGTGATGGATCAGTTGACGTCAAGTCCGAGGCTGGTGACCGAGCTAGCGCTCGGTCTTGGCACTACCATCGCGTTCGCTCATCTAGCGTTTCGCTCTGCCCTCCCCGGCAGCCACTCCCTGGTTCTCAGCGCTCTGCCCGCGCTTGTCTTGCTAGTCCTGTGGGTGGGGCTACACCTATACGGCTTCATCGACCCCACCTTCGCCCCGTCGATGCACGGCAAACGCGAGCACTGCGAGTGGCAGGTGTTTACCTTCGGGATCCCCGTGCTCGCGGCCGGCGCCATGGTGCTGCGCCGCTGGTGGCCGAGGGGCGCCTTCTCTGGCGCCGCGCTCGGGCTGGCGGCGGGCGCGCTACCAGCGATGCTGATGCAGATCGCCTGTATGCACGAACCCTGGCATATCCTGACCCATCACCTCTTGCCAGGCCTCGCGTTGGGGCCGATCGGGGCAGTGATCGGGTTTTTGGTGCTACAACCCCCCGGCCGACGAGGCATTCCGCGACCCTAACGTCTCTGCCACAGAAAAAGACGATTGCCGATGTATCGAATTCGGCGGCGGCTGCGTAGTGGTTATGGTCGCTTGCGCGCTGTGCGCGCCGAGCCCATCCGCTCATTAGGGAGATACCAACAAATGAAATTCAGCCTCGCGGCAATCGGCACGACGGCGATTGCCCTAGCCTCTTTCGGCGCGTCCGCTGCCACCGTGCAGATCACGGTGACGGTCGAGAACCTCACGCCGGAGAACAGCGTGGCCTTCGCGCCCCTGCGTGTTGGCTTCCACAACGGCACTTTCGACGCCTTCAACATCGGCGAAGTGGCCGGTGATGCCATCATCTCGGTGGCCGAGGGTGGCTCGGGCGATGCCTGGTTCCCGGCCTTCGAGGCGGCGGACCCCACGGCCACGCTCGGCAGCGTCGTGCCAGATCCAGCCGGCCCGCTGGTGCCCGGCGCCACTGCGGTCGCCACTTTCACGGTGGATACGGACGTCAACCAGTACTTCACCTTCGCGTCAATGGTCGTGCCGAGCAACGACTTCTTCATCGGCAACGATAGTCCCACGCAGTACCAGCTGTTCGATGGCAGCGGCAATCTGCTGCTCTCAGAGATCCTGGTCGGCGCTGCCGACATCTGGGATGCCGGCTCGGAGATCTTCGATCCCAGTGCGGCTGCCTTCGTGGTGGGTGGTGACAACGACGCGCGCACACCGCAAAACTCCGTCGTGGCGTTTAACTTCGCCGAGCTGGCGGCGTTCAACGGTCTGGAGACTGGAGCAGGCTACATCTTCGACAGCCAGCTCACGGCCAGCAGCGATGTGTACCTGATCTCGTTCGAGGTGGCCGCGGTGCCGGTGCCGGCGGCACTGCCGCTGATGGGCGGGGCGCTTGGACTGCTCGGTTTCTCGGTGCGTCGTCGCCGTACGTCTGCCGCCTAAGGAACTTACGCGCGGCTACCGGCGTTGGCTGACGCCGGTAGCCGCTAGACGCGCTTCCCGATCGAAGCGCGCTCGCGAAGGTGCAGTGTCGCCCGTGCCCTCATTCTCGCGCCTGAACTATGCGCCAGGGCGGCGCCGGTCATCGCCTTGCCACTCAGCCTTAGCGCCGAAGTAACTCCAGTTGTCTTGGCAAGCCGCCGTTCACGCGTCTCGGGTCGTTTGGCGTCGGTTATCGCCTCCGCGTATTCGCGGCGGTTGGTGTAGGACAACCCGTCCCACCGCTTGCGTAGGGTAGCGTCCTGCGCAAGCATATCGGCCAGCGGCGTGGGAATCTCGACCACCCTGGCATCCTCGTCCGCGGCGATCTGCACGGTCACCTCGTCTCCTCCCTCCACGTCCGCCGCTTCGCGATGACTCTTTCGCAGCGGGATAAATGTCTTGCCTCTCATTCGCGAGATGGTGCTTCGATAAGTGTAGCCGTTCAGCGTGACGCGCACGGACGCACGCACCTTGCCGAACACCGCTTTCGGGTCAAAGGGTATCGGGATAGCACTCAGGTTGCCTTCACGTTCGATAGTGACGGTTATGGTCTTGATGTTCATCGTTGCTCTGGTTAGTGCCGGCGCTGGCGATAAGTGCACCTAAGGCTGCGTAGGCGCCCCGTAAGCGGCTAGCGTGAGTCGATCGCTACCTCCAGCCGATGCAAGGATTTCGGCCGAGCTGTCGCTGAGGTCTATAGGCAGCCACGCACAAGGGTAGCCTTCTGGATTAAGTCCACTGCGCGCAGCTGCAGGCTTCGCTGCTTCTTCGATCCAGGTCAAGAGTAGTGACTTATCAACGATCGACCCAAGGCGCAACACGATTATGAACTCTCCCGAGAGCCGATCTAATGATGGGCGGAATTGCTCAGTACCCGCAATGACCTCGCGCACGCCAGCAGCCCTAAAGTCTGCGATCGCCCTGGCGGTGATAGCGTCCTCTGTCGGCGCAGTGAATGCGCAGGATGCAGTGGCTCCCGGGCCGGTCGAGGTTGCTCCTGCTCGGGTTGAGGAACAGATACCAGGCACGAAGCGGAATGAGTTTAGGGAGTATGTGCCTGGGCTGCTCGTGCGTCGCAGTTATCGCTCTGCAGGCGACGAAGGCGTGAGTACGCAGCTATGGGATCTCTTGGTAGGTCCTGGTATGCGCAGTGCGCCCGCCGTGCTTGAGGGTGCAGCGTTCATCTTCGTTCGCTCAGGTGATGGGGAAATTTCGCTGGATGGTAAAGAGCAGGCGTTGCGAATGGGCATGTCCTTGAGCGTGCCTGAGGGGGTTGAAGTCTCCCTTACCAATCCCGCCAAGGACAAGCCGCTGGCGGCGCATGCCGTTATCGTTACGGATGGGCAGCAGTGATGATCACCTCACGTAGGGACAAGAACACGAGGCCCGAACGGCTCGCAGGTCGGGCGCTGGGCTCGGTGACCGCGCTCCTGCTGTCCTCGCTCCTGCTGCTAGGGTGCGATAGCGCTGACACTCCCCCGTCGAGTGACGACCCGAACGTAAGACCTAACCAGGGCGAGTACGACGAAGACCGCGCCTTTATCTCCGCGCCGACGCTGCTGCACCCGATCTACGCTTGCGCCACGAACGTCGCGGTAAAGCACTTCATTAAAGGTGCTTTGATCGAGGTATACCTCGACGCAGATCCGACGCCGATCGCCTCCGCCACGGGCGAGTTTCCCGCCCTGGGCGTCAACATCGATACGGGTCTGGTGTTCGAGGTGGGTCAGGTACTGACGGTGACGCAGACGGTGAACGGATTCACTAGTGCACCCTCCAATGCGGTGACGGTGACTTCCCATCTGGAGGACTATCCCGCAGGGCTCCCTCAGCCCCGCATCAACGCGCCGCCCGTGTGGGAGTGTGGGCGGGCACTCGGGGTCAGCGATGTCGTGCCCGGGGCTCGCGTGGAAGTACTCGCACGCGATGCTGGCGCAGCGGGCGGCAATGTCGTCGGTGCCTTCAACGCCACCCCCGAGTGGGGCCTGAACTGGACCGGCGTGACTCCCGCTTTCAATCTAGATGCACGTACCTGGGCAGTCGCCTCGCTCTGTGAGCAATCCGCAACCAGCGCAGAGCAAACTGTGCGCGCGGAGCCGCCTACGATCGAGGTCCCGACGGTGCACGACGTGTACGAGGGTAATGATCGGGTCATCGCAAGGGGGGCGGCACCCGATCATGGCGCCCTAACCACCGGGGCGTTTGTCGACGTTTTCGAGGCTGGCACGAGCGTCGGGGCGACGGTCACTCCGGGCGGGGCTGGACACATCATTCTCGTCAACCCCGAGGTATCGTCCGCTAGCTACACGGCGACCCAATCGCTTTGCACGAGCAGCGATCCGTCGGTGCCCGTTACCCCGACCCCGTGTGAAGACCTGCCCCCGCCGATCATCAAGCCGCCCCTGCCCGGGGACTCCAAGGTCGTGCTCACGGACTACGTCGAGGGTGCGGAGATTTTGGTGTTTGCCGATGGTGCGGAGATCGGTCACTCCGGCCCGGACGTAATCAACTTAAGCACACCGCTCGGCAATGGCCAGACACTCACGGTAGTGCAACGCCTCGGCAGCTGCGAGAGCGCTTGGGTGTACGAGATCGATGTCCAGTGCGAGAATCTGGGGGGTGATGATCGTGCCTGTTCTGGCGATTGGCCTGCCTTTCGCCACAACGCCCTGCGCTCCGCCAACCAAACCCAGCTCTCAGCGCTAGCCGACCCGTACGAGGTGAAGCGGCTCCAGGTAGGTTGGGAGTTCGATCCGCCTGGGACTCGTGCCTTCCGCGCTTCGCCGGTAGTTCACGAAGACAGAGTGTTCATCGGCAACGGCAACGGCCGCTTCTACGCCCTCGACGCCGCCACGGGTGCAGTCCAATGGGAATACCCGCCGCCGGGGTCGCCGGATCTGCGTACGCAGTTCGAGAGCAATCCGTCGAGCTGCGGCATCGCTGCGAGCGCCGTGATCGGACGCGTGCAGGGTGAGGTGGATGTCGTGATCTTCGCTGCCCCCGACCCGTCCATTGGTGCAGGCCTCGGCAGCGGACGGTTATTCGCTCTGGATGTGCAGACGGGTGCCGAGGTCTGGAAATCGCCCGAGATCGCGGTGCTGAACGGCCTGACCCGACGCGACGAGGGTGAACTACACGAACAGACTGGGTACGCACCACCGCTGGTCTTTGGCGATCGTGTCTACATCGGGATCGCCAACCACGCAGACAACCCGATCCAGAACGGTCGCGTGGTCGCCGTAGAACTAAGCACCGGCAACCCCGTCCCTGGGTTTGACTTTAAGGCGACCTCTACGCGCGGTGGCGGCGTGTGGAGCCCTATCGCCGGCGGCTTCGGGCGGGACGGTATTTTCATCACCACCGGGAACAGCAGGTGCTGGAACGGTGGCTGTCAGCCGGAGCCCTCACCGAATCACGGTCTTAGCATGCTGCGCCTGAACGCCTCTAGCGGTGCCGTCGACTGGAAGCTGCAGCCCGTGCCGTTTGAGTTGGATGGAGATCCGGACTGGTCGGCGGGTCCGAGCTTGCTTCGCTCGAGCTGCGGCGATCTAGTGCTGTCGCGTATGAAGGACGGTTGGACCTACGCAGTCGATCCCGGCGCGGCCTACTCACCGCGCTGGCAATTCCCCCCTACGGGCAGTGCGCCCGGCTATGAATTCGATCCAGCGTGGGGCACAGCGCACGGGGATTCCCGCTACCTCTACCCGGGCGCCGCCTGGGATGACACCTACATCAGCGAGGCGGGCGGCGAGGATATCGTGAACACTACAGACACCGGTTTTGGGCGGCTCCACGCCTTCAACGCCTGCGGCGGTGCGGGCGGGCGAGTGCGATGGATCGCTGATATCCCCGGAGCGGTGCAAGGTGACCAATACCAGCTCGGGTCGCCATCGGTCACTCACGGCATCGTGTACGTCGGCACCGGATCGGGTGGGTTGGTCGCGATTGCTGACCCCAGCGCCTGGCCCTCGACGTCGTCGCTGTGCAGCAACCCGGCGATCGCCCTCGCGGACTGCGCGGCCAATGGTTTTAACGTCGTACCCCGACCGCACGTGTTGCGGACCATTGATCTGGGGAGTGTCGCCATCCTTGGCGAACCAGCGCTCGCGGGCGGTCGGGTGTTCGTCGCCTCAGGCCGCAGCTGTAACAGCGGCGGAGCGCTCTACATGCTGGAGCCGGAATCATGAGTACGCTTGGAATACGACGACGCACGGAATGGACGCTGGCGATGATCATCATCACCCTAGGTCTCTTGCCCGTTGTAGGCACTGGCCAAGAAGAGGGGGCGGACCGCATCGAGCGTGTGAAGCGCGACGAGCTTGGCAGCGGGCAGCTCGCGCTGCTTAGCGGTCGCACCGTGGGCGTCGCGATCGAGCGCTGGATGCTCGGTGGTGGCCTGTCACTCGATCGCTTGCCTATCGATGGTGATGCGTTCCTGGTGATTCATCTGCGCGGTGGGCAGTTGATCACCGTGATTGGTGATGAGCGCGTCCTTCGCCAGGAGGGCGACTACTGGAGCGTGCCTCGCGATGTGGTAATGGCGGTGGAGACCGACGACGACTCCGCTGTGCTTGAGGTGACGATCGTCCGCTGAGCACGATAAGCGCGCCGCAAGGTGCTGGATGGCTCTACGGGTGCTGAGTACTTTGCCCTTTAGGGGCCAGCAGAAGTAGGAGAGTTCGTCCGTGCGGCGCACGAGCTTTTGGCTGAACAGCTAACGTTGTAGATAGGTGTTGCAAAGAATCGATCCGTGAGCTGATCTTGAGGAAGGCTGTTCGGGAGATCCGTGATGACGCCAACAGGTCGATTCCTGGTACCAGTGACTTTGCTCGTGCCCCTCTTGTTCCGCATGGCGGGTTGCGCCAGCCATCGCCTCGTGGTCGACCAACCGAACCCCGCGACTGGCTACGAGAATGCGACGCTCACTGCCTATTTCTGGGGCATTGTCGAGCGCGAAGAAGTTGCCGGGAACTGCCTCGATCACGCCCTCGATGAGGTGCGCGTTCGCACCAACCCCGCCTATGCGCTCGTCACGGTCATTTGCCTTGGCATCGTGGTGCCTGTGGAAGTGCCGCAAGCTGCCGCAGTCAGGCGAGCTCTAGAGGCATAGACCGACTTAGCGCTAGCCTTGGTGGGCGTGCTGATAGCCGCGGAGGATAAGATGATGCCTAACGCTCGCGAGTTCCGCTACGGATCGAAGGTGTAGAAGAACTGGCACGAAAATATTTCTCAGCGTGTTGCCGAACAGATCGATTTAGCCAACCCGCAAGGGCCGCCGAATGTCTCCGGGCTCCTCGCGACTACCCGCGTCGCTCAGGACATCATCGGCGAAGCCCGCGACGCGGGCCATTTACTGCGCACGCTCGGCGGCCAGTGGTCCTTCTCACCGGTGGCTGTCACCGATGGTTTTCAGCTCAACAGCGCACCCATGAACTGGATCTTCGACCTATC
This sequence is a window from Pseudomonadota bacterium. Protein-coding genes within it:
- a CDS encoding beta-glucanase precursor, with the protein product MNRPFPLLLASLLLVGCSTTTTQSPASSELVDYGDYSSETLTTNAWVALTAGNYAHAIEYTSKCADLYEEKAREMQGSLTAKAHIDKVFDYWALNDVGTSYFIMGEALTKLGRRTEAVAAFKVVRDELYYAQTWDPKGWFWSPAEAAYARVELLTGDF
- a CDS encoding NrsF family protein; this translates as MNRPTREALINDLVADAERPVPNGARTHLESMLWVVLSAVWVVSLTHLLGDLRPGVMDQLTSSPRLVTELALGLGTTIAFAHLAFRSALPGSHSLVLSALPALVLLVLWVGLHLYGFIDPTFAPSMHGKREHCEWQVFTFGIPVLAAGAMVLRRWWPRGAFSGAALGLAAGALPAMLMQIACMHEPWHILTHHLLPGLALGPIGAVIGFLVLQPPGRRGIPRP
- a CDS encoding spondin domain-containing protein, whose protein sequence is MKFSLAAIGTTAIALASFGASAATVQITVTVENLTPENSVAFAPLRVGFHNGTFDAFNIGEVAGDAIISVAEGGSGDAWFPAFEAADPTATLGSVVPDPAGPLVPGATAVATFTVDTDVNQYFTFASMVVPSNDFFIGNDSPTQYQLFDGSGNLLLSEILVGAADIWDAGSEIFDPSAAAFVVGGDNDARTPQNSVVAFNFAELAAFNGLETGAGYIFDSQLTASSDVYLISFEVAAVPVPAALPLMGGALGLLGFSVRRRRTSAA
- a CDS encoding nucleotidyltransferase domain-containing protein — its product is MTIQAHHQRAIERLTDTYRDDSRYLALIIGGSVAKGYARADSDVDFLIVATDEAFQRHLKERDLFINRRDLCDYEGGYVDGKIIDCTYLEGVAARGNEPSRAAFEGAFATYSHLPDIGDLLRRIPIYQEDGHAKRLRAFYSMAFIQHWLMNEAERHENRYTQLRAASQLALFVGRTILAHNRRLFPYHKWLLRALEAVPDKPPGLMGCMRALIDQPDAQRATALFGLMRDFREWGVSDLDAYRWFMTEVEWSWMGSNTPLEDW
- a CDS encoding winged helix-turn-helix domain-containing protein, producing MIFQCAGMELDTARFALTKDGEPVPIAPKVFDLLIYLIQHRDELVTRAQLVEAVWRGRLIAEGTLSNEIKLARAALGDDGVQQKFIRTIRGRGYRFVGTVREISHASRATLQASAQTTPPQTRHQRPTHRPRQNASIAVLPFENRSVQTQDAYFTDGFHDELITHISKIRQLATISRTSVMAYRQSEKSVGTIAQELNCTSVVEGGVQRAGDQIRINVQLIDAVRDEHIWADTYTRTLTAENVFAIQSEIALSVATQLRAVLSADEQRHLSEPPTQHMAALEAYFRGRVSYGLASCEGFSAAIQHFRQAIELDPNFAAAHAQLAMSLLERVHFGGLDVAQQNRLAEPVISRALLLNPELSEAYEAQGFLERHRGAFSESQAAYEKSIELNPNNTSALRMFGYFKSWDCGQPEQAMEYFHRARLLDPQSHHTLSLMGQALMDLERLDESRAVILCAIETAPRAVPPHQMLGQLYAWKLYRHDEAIKAFQRAFQLDPGVPWTTFFLAVAYEELGLTKRAEFFFDWCLQLVPDTGFSWIARLKLHRLRQEHEQERQLLQEIIDGQATIEPWHDLLYLNGLDIRYDHPELAMELFETTYPALLRPDLDIEADSNLLKLALAYSTVLHLIGEQGRAGHLMERLIEIVPSRSRHPWRGIDLMDAWWYAAMGDSDKALGALDDWRKAGGCRDLTRSSLASRTLHDKAAYRLLSDEMLTRIDQQRANLARMEEDGELASIDELPILPRQ
- a CDS encoding cupin domain-containing protein, which produces MSTQLWDLLVGPGMRSAPAVLEGAAFIFVRSGDGEISLDGKEQALRMGMSLSVPEGVEVSLTNPAKDKPLAAHAVIVTDGQQ
- a CDS encoding RNA polymerase sigma factor, with translation MKQPRVEIDSNRYDEDERRWARLMSQAQAGDQAAYAQLLEEISITIEDFVRHRFGQIEMLEDCVQECLVSVHQARHTYDPARAFRPWLFTLVRHRTIDLLRRGSSWHRLQRQPLPSASTTSEALNRLIDGAHALARIPEDLRKAVILVKYEGLTAKEAASRLGIRESALKGRLRRGLEAVFAELNREGSAGR
- a CDS encoding YdeI/OmpD-associated family protein, whose amino-acid sequence is MNIKTITVTIEREGNLSAIPIPFDPKAVFGKVRASVRVTLNGYTYRSTISRMRGKTFIPLRKSHREAADVEGGDEVTVQIAADEDARVVEIPTPLADMLAQDATLRKRWDGLSYTNRREYAEAITDAKRPETRERRLAKTTGVTSALRLSGKAMTGAALAHSSGARMRARATLHLRERASIGKRV